The following are encoded in a window of Danio aesculapii chromosome 12, fDanAes4.1, whole genome shotgun sequence genomic DNA:
- the tmem130 gene encoding transmembrane protein 130 gives MQWIRSVLVPTFLSLISSLAFGIPGESPNQLSGNVKGKLIFHQMEGNSTYLRKTGNLASYTETVVSFELYDPRHILRSVSFIYTWDLGNGEVHKGPESFVKFYYTLPGNYTLKLSIETDAPQHSRMTGLYSVDLTVLDAIRYVDLKGPVIYNVDQSSRLSFEVGGSPPVWLCWRVLPDCHTPNPASCSLIQIYENTFCLNYTFTSVGTYCLDLSVQNNISSLQTSYSIYVQSGHVSLFFLLPCAAVIVATLIFISVTVCRPRQRSLMCKGDYVSFTDIELHAKDATVPLQSNSSATETNETQPLLHQQGPSYNPQSC, from the exons ATGCAGTG GATCCGGAGTGTTCTGGTTCCCACTTTTCTCTCACTGATTTCCTCTCTTGCCTTTGGGATTCCAGGAGAATCACCTAATCAGTTATCTG GAAATGTCAAAGGAAAGCTTATTTTCCATCAGATGGAAGGGAATTCAACATACTTGCGCAAAACAGGGAATCTGGCATCTTACACTGAAACAGTGGTTTCATTTGAACTCTATGACCCGAGGCATATCCTGCGCTCTGTCTCTTTTATATACACGTGGGATTTGGGCAATGG GGAAGTGCATAAAGGCCCAGAGTCTTTTGTGAAGTTTTACTACACCTTACCAGGGAACTACACATTAAAACTAAGCATTGAAACAGATGCACCTCAGCATTCCAGAATGACTGGCCTGTACTCGGTAGATCTGACTGTATTAG atGCTATTAGATACGTTGATCTGAAAGGGCCTGTGATTTATAACGTCGACCAAAGCAGCAGACTGTCCTTTGAGGTTGGGGGAAG CCCTCCGGTTTGGCTGTGCTGGAGAGTTTTGCCTGATTGCCACACACCCAATCCAGCTTCCTGCAGTTTAATTCAGATCTATGAAAACACATTCTGTCTGAACTACACCTTCACATCTGTAGGAACGTACTGCTTAGACCTGAGCGTGCAAAATAACATCAGCAGCCTCCAGACATCCTACAGCATCTATGTGCAAAGCGGTC ATGTGAGTCTCTTCTTCCTATTGCCCTGTGCTGCAGTGATTGTTGCGACTCTCATATTCATCTCTGTGACCGTGTGCCGTCCACGACAGCGGTCTCTCATGTGTAAG GGAGATTATGTCTCCTTCACAGACATCGAACTGCATGCAAAGGATGCGACCGTCCCTTTACAGAGCAATTCTTCTGCGACTGAGACAAATGAAACTCAGCCTCTTCTTCATCAGCAAGGGCCTTCCTACAACCCTCAGTCCTGTTAA
- the nptx2b gene encoding neuronal pentraxin-2b isoform X1: MLHLIVGLIFVYGFTCVKVVYGQTEKGERFLCTAVPIDQDTSCPVPVPSASLQEEELRNTVMQLRETILQQKETIVNQLGTIKELTSKLSRCESESEIFRKMNKDTMDDVPKDPNDTIDVLGKTMQGLKDRLENLEQQQMRANVSGASFPNELRNLLQHRLEDLENQLLKKVNELEEEKSQLYNETVAHRQRTDNTLNSLMNRISELEKGGAGFKSPENFKISLPLRTNYLFGQVKKSLPEMYAFTICMWLKSDSSPGIGTPFSYGVPGQANEIVLIEWGHNPIELLINDKVAQLPLSLSDGRWHHVCITWTTRDGLWEAYQDGQRLGSGENLAPWHPIKPGGVLILGQEQDVVGGRFDATQAFVGELSHFNIWDRVLRSTDIITMANCSSYMPGNVVSWTDSNIEVFGGASKGPLELCEDRLFDN, translated from the exons ATGCTTCATCTGATCGTCGGACTCATTTTCGTCTATGGATTTACGTGTGTAAAAGTTGTTTACGGACAAACCGAGAAAGGTGAGCGTTTTCTGTGCACTGCAGTCCCCATTGACCAGGACACAAGTTGCCCCGTGCCTGTCCCGAGCGCATCTCTTCAGGAGGAGGAACTGAGAAACACTGTCATGCAGCTCCGCGAGACAATCTTACAACAGAAGGAGACAATTGTCAACCAGCTGGGAACAATTAAAGAACTGACTTCTAAACTTTCACGATGTGAGTCTGAATCTGAAATATTCCGGAAAATGAATAAGGACACAATGGACGATGTACCTAAAGATCCAAATGACACAATTGACGTTCTTGGGAAGACCATGCAGGGTTTAAAAGATCGACTGGAAAATTTAGAG CAACAGCAAATGCGAGCCAATGTCTCTGGTGCCTCCTTCCCTAATGAGCTGAGAAATCTACTGCAGCATCGACTGGAGGACTTGGAGAACCAGCTGCTGAAGAAGGTCAATGAGCTGGAGGAAGAAAAGTCCCAGCTTTATAATGAGACAGTCGCACATCGCCAGCGCACAGATAATACCCTCAACTCTCTCATGAACAGAATCTCTGAACTGGAGAAAG GTGGAGCTGGATTCAAATCTCCAGAGAATTTTAAGATTTCTCTTCCTCTTCGCACAAATTACCTCTTTGGACAAGTAAAGAAAAGCCTGCCTGAAATGTATGCCTTCACTATCTGCATGTGGCTAAAGTCAGACTCAAGCCCCGGCATTGGAACCCCTTTTTCTTATGGAGTGCCTGGACAGGCAAATGAGATCGTACTGATCGAATGGGGCCATAACCCTATAGAACTGCTCATCAATGACAAG GTGGCGCAGTTACCTCTCTCATTGAGCGATGGGAGATGGCACCATGTCTGCATAACTTGGACTACCAGGGATGGGCTTTGGGAAGCCTACCAAGATGGCCAAAGATTGGGCTCAGGGGAAAATCTAGCCCCTTGGCACCCTATCAAGCCTGGAGGAGTGCTCATCCTGGGCCAAGAGCAG GATGTAGTAGGGGGGCGTTTCGATGCCACCCAGGCCTTTGTGGGGGAACTGAGCCACTTTAACATCTGGGATCGGGTCCTGCGCTCCACGGATATCATAACTATGGCCAACTGCTCATCCTACATGCCTGGAAACGTGGTGTCCTGGACCGATAGTAACATCGAAGTGTTCGGTGGAGCCTCAAAGGGCCCACTGGAGCTCTGTGAAGACCGACTATTTGACAATTAA
- the nptx2b gene encoding neuronal pentraxin-2b isoform X2: protein MLHLIVGLIFVYGFTCVKVVYGQTEKGERFLCTAVPIDQDTSCPVPVPSASLQEEELRNTVMQLRETILQQKETIVNQLGTIKELTSKLSRCESESEIFRKMNKDTMDDVPKDPNDTIDVLGKTMQGLKDRLENLEQMRANVSGASFPNELRNLLQHRLEDLENQLLKKVNELEEEKSQLYNETVAHRQRTDNTLNSLMNRISELEKGGAGFKSPENFKISLPLRTNYLFGQVKKSLPEMYAFTICMWLKSDSSPGIGTPFSYGVPGQANEIVLIEWGHNPIELLINDKVAQLPLSLSDGRWHHVCITWTTRDGLWEAYQDGQRLGSGENLAPWHPIKPGGVLILGQEQDVVGGRFDATQAFVGELSHFNIWDRVLRSTDIITMANCSSYMPGNVVSWTDSNIEVFGGASKGPLELCEDRLFDN, encoded by the exons ATGCTTCATCTGATCGTCGGACTCATTTTCGTCTATGGATTTACGTGTGTAAAAGTTGTTTACGGACAAACCGAGAAAGGTGAGCGTTTTCTGTGCACTGCAGTCCCCATTGACCAGGACACAAGTTGCCCCGTGCCTGTCCCGAGCGCATCTCTTCAGGAGGAGGAACTGAGAAACACTGTCATGCAGCTCCGCGAGACAATCTTACAACAGAAGGAGACAATTGTCAACCAGCTGGGAACAATTAAAGAACTGACTTCTAAACTTTCACGATGTGAGTCTGAATCTGAAATATTCCGGAAAATGAATAAGGACACAATGGACGATGTACCTAAAGATCCAAATGACACAATTGACGTTCTTGGGAAGACCATGCAGGGTTTAAAAGATCGACTGGAAAATTTAGAG CAAATGCGAGCCAATGTCTCTGGTGCCTCCTTCCCTAATGAGCTGAGAAATCTACTGCAGCATCGACTGGAGGACTTGGAGAACCAGCTGCTGAAGAAGGTCAATGAGCTGGAGGAAGAAAAGTCCCAGCTTTATAATGAGACAGTCGCACATCGCCAGCGCACAGATAATACCCTCAACTCTCTCATGAACAGAATCTCTGAACTGGAGAAAG GTGGAGCTGGATTCAAATCTCCAGAGAATTTTAAGATTTCTCTTCCTCTTCGCACAAATTACCTCTTTGGACAAGTAAAGAAAAGCCTGCCTGAAATGTATGCCTTCACTATCTGCATGTGGCTAAAGTCAGACTCAAGCCCCGGCATTGGAACCCCTTTTTCTTATGGAGTGCCTGGACAGGCAAATGAGATCGTACTGATCGAATGGGGCCATAACCCTATAGAACTGCTCATCAATGACAAG GTGGCGCAGTTACCTCTCTCATTGAGCGATGGGAGATGGCACCATGTCTGCATAACTTGGACTACCAGGGATGGGCTTTGGGAAGCCTACCAAGATGGCCAAAGATTGGGCTCAGGGGAAAATCTAGCCCCTTGGCACCCTATCAAGCCTGGAGGAGTGCTCATCCTGGGCCAAGAGCAG GATGTAGTAGGGGGGCGTTTCGATGCCACCCAGGCCTTTGTGGGGGAACTGAGCCACTTTAACATCTGGGATCGGGTCCTGCGCTCCACGGATATCATAACTATGGCCAACTGCTCATCCTACATGCCTGGAAACGTGGTGTCCTGGACCGATAGTAACATCGAAGTGTTCGGTGGAGCCTCAAAGGGCCCACTGGAGCTCTGTGAAGACCGACTATTTGACAATTAA